One window of Alkaliphilus metalliredigens QYMF genomic DNA carries:
- a CDS encoding ComF family protein produces MKAYWGALMDLMYPLDVSCIACKENLSNQTKYYLCDTCYGEIDFFPEHCCHQCGKILSMTEAVGLCQACESKPPSFERAIAVFQYQGHIKRLIFRFKYEHEPYLSRIMGQMLADSYEKEALEVGLIIPVPLHYKRQKQRGFNQAELLAKYMSQQVKQPYDPDVLIRSQETIIMHHLTRQQREENVKQAFMVKNPGLIVNQKLLLIDDIVTTGATLKACSRVLLEAGAQSVTALTLARGGGQS; encoded by the coding sequence ATGAAAGCATATTGGGGGGCCTTAATGGATCTAATGTATCCATTGGATGTCAGCTGCATTGCATGTAAAGAAAACCTATCAAATCAGACAAAGTATTATTTGTGCGATACCTGTTATGGTGAAATTGATTTTTTTCCAGAGCACTGCTGTCATCAATGCGGTAAGATCCTTTCAATGACCGAGGCAGTTGGTCTATGCCAAGCCTGTGAAAGCAAACCGCCTTCCTTTGAAAGAGCAATCGCTGTGTTTCAATACCAGGGGCATATCAAGCGTCTCATCTTTCGATTTAAATACGAACATGAACCCTATCTCAGTCGCATCATGGGGCAGATGCTAGCTGATAGCTATGAAAAAGAAGCCTTAGAGGTTGGTTTAATCATCCCAGTGCCATTGCATTATAAAAGACAAAAACAGCGGGGATTTAACCAAGCTGAGCTCCTAGCTAAATATATGAGTCAACAGGTGAAGCAGCCCTATGATCCAGATGTACTCATACGTAGTCAGGAAACCATCATCATGCATCATTTGACAAGACAACAACGGGAGGAAAATGTGAAACAAGCATTTATGGTAAAGAACCCTGGGTTAATCGTAAACCAAAAGCTCTTATTAATTGATGATATCGTGACCACCGGGGCGACGTTGAAGGCCTGTAGCCGAGTGCTGTTAGAGGCAGGGGCACAATCTGTAACAGCTTTGACTTTGGCACGAGGTGGGGGACAATCCTAG